The Podospora pseudocomata strain CBS 415.72m chromosome 1 map unlocalized CBS415.72m_1, whole genome shotgun sequence genome has a segment encoding these proteins:
- a CDS encoding uncharacterized protein (EggNog:ENOG503NY8H; CAZy:AA5; COG:S): MSGLIKIASLAVVLFLFLALAFQFQFNTSVYVLVQQRQEHANARNIGRWEQSILLPIVPVAIAVLPRTGKVLAWAADKPNVFSNATTHTLSVIYDPSTHQVNNQNVTITHHNMFCPGLSLDTSGRVVVTGGSTSDATSIYDEVQGRWLSGPPLTVGRGYHSQATLSDGRVFTIGGSWSGPLGGKNGEILDPNKQTWTALPNTLAEPLLTSDFLGPFAGDNHAWLFAWRNDSVFQAGPSRAMNWYGVSSSGACQPAGTRGKDSDSMNGNAVMYDALAGKILAVGGARHYNDAAATNATHIVTLPSDPFTMPHVQELKGMKHPRAYANSVLLPTGEVLITGGATYAKQWADVNATLVPELFNPDTLTFTPLAKMPIPRTYHSVAVLLPDATVLTGGGGLCWEKCLGPEEEINHLDLQRFTPPYLLSGDPRPKILEISDTEVDLGGVFELLVDGEVAEVAMVRYSSATHAINTDQRRVRLVPTVLGKQKGRALHRVEIPEDGGVVVPGYWMVFAISSGKGGMKVPSVAETILIRAK; this comes from the coding sequence ATGTCAGGCCTGATCAAAATTGCCTCGCTGGCAGTTGTGCTATTCCTGTTCCTAGCCCTCGCCTTTCAGTTCCAGTTCAATACAAGCGTCTACGTCCTAGTACAGCAAAGACAAGAGCACGCAAACGCTAGAAACATTGGCCGGTGGGAACAGAGCATACTCCTTCCCATCGTCCCTGTAGCTATTGCGGTGCTGCCAAGAACAGGCAAAGTCCTCGCCTGGGCTGCCGACAAGCCAAATGTCTTCTCTAACGCGACGACGCATACTCTCTCCGTCATCTACGACCCATCAACGCACCAGGTCAACAATCAGAATGTCACCATCACACACCACAACATGTTCTGTCCCGGCCTCTCGCTCGACACCTCCGGACGGGTAGTTGTTACAGGTGGCAGCACTTCGGATGCAACCAGCATCTATGACGAAGTCCAAGGGAGATGGCTTTCCGGCCCACCCTTGACTGTTGGTCGAGGGTATCACTCTCAAGCGACCCTCTCCGACGGACGCGTCTTTACCATCGGCGGTTCCTGGAGCGGTCCTCTGGGTGGCAAGAACGGGGAGATCCTCGACCCCAACAAGCAAACCTGGACAGCCCTTCCAAACACCCTCGCAGAGCCACTCCTCACAAGCGACTTCCTCGGCCCCTTCGCAGGCGACAACCACGCCTGGCTCTTTGCCTGGAGGAACGACTCCGTTTTCCAAGCCGGGCCTTCCAGAGCCATGAACTGGTACGGGGTTTCCTCCTCAGGAGCCTGCCAACCCGCAGGTACCCGAGGAAAAGACAGCGACTCAATGAACGGAAACGCGGTGATGTACGACGCCCTAGCAGGGAAGATCTTGGCTGTGGGGGGTGCGCGGCATTATAACGACGCCGCCGCGACTAACGCCACCCACAtcgtcaccctcccctccgaccCGTTCACCATGCCGCACGTCCAGGAGCTAAAGGGGATGAAACATCCCCGAGCATACGCCAACAGCGTTCTACTCCCAACCGGCGAGGTTCTCATCACCGGCGGAGCAACATACGCGAAGCAATGGGCGGACGTCAACGCAACGCTCGTGCCGGAGTTGTTCAACCCTGACACGCTGACTTTCACACCGCTGGCCAAGATGCCCATTCCAAGAACATATCACAGTGTTGCTGTGCTATTGCCTGATGCAACTGTGTTgaccgggggagggggcttgTGCTGGGAGAAGTGCTTGGGGCCGGAAGAGGAGATAAACCACTTGGATTTGCAGAGGTTCACACCACCTTATCTGCTGAGTGGAGATCCGCGACCGAAGATCCTGGAGATTTCCGACACTGAGGTGGATCTGGGAGGAGTGTTTGAATTGCTGGTAGACGGGGAGGTGGCAGAGGTAGCGATGGTGAGGTACAGCAGTGCGACACATGCGATCAATACTGAccagaggagggtgaggctTGTTCCAACGGTGTTGGGGAAGCAGAAAGGGAGAGCGCTGCATAGAGTTGAAATTCCCGAAGacggaggggtggtggtgccaggATATTGGATGGTCTTTGCCATCTCAtcagggaaaggggggatgaAGGTGCCATCAGTAGCAGAGACAATTTTGATCCGGGCAAAGTGA
- a CDS encoding uncharacterized protein (COG:Q; EggNog:ENOG503NZA5) — protein sequence MGGQWSQFFPPKPTYTEADLVTQDGKVILITGGASGIGLEISTMLYRKNARVYIAGRSEKNARDAIQAIQAANPSSTGTLDFLHIELDDLRTIKSCADAFKAKESRLDLLFHNAGVSQPPLGSVSKQGVELQLATNCLGPFLLTQFLLPLLQQTASSAAPGSVRVIWTSSQMAELSAPKGGLIMDEIRSPPNDKGRNYTNSKTGNIFLSAELAHRHPASTSGIVSVSLNPGAAATNLFRHTPLLPYLAWPLMYTAKLAAHTQLFAGISPDITVNNSGCYVVPFGRLADLRQDIVEGAKRKEEGGLGLAGEFWDWCEERTRDYM from the coding sequence ATGGGTGGTCAATGGTCACAGTTCTTCCCGCCAAAGCCCACATACACCGAGGCGGACCTTGTGACACAAGATGGCAAGGTTATCTTGATCACGGGAGGCGCCTCAGGAATTGGTTTGGAGATTTCTACCATGCTTTACCGCAAGAATGCACGCGTGTATATCGCAGGCAGGTCAGAAAAGAACGCACGCGATGCTATCCAAGCAATCCAAGCAGCGAACCCTTCGTCCACCGGCACCCTCGACTTTCTTCACATTGAACTGGATGACCTGAGGACGATCAAGTCATGCGCCGACGCATTCAAGGCGAAGGAATCGCGCCTCGACCTCCTATTTCACAATGCAGGTGTTTCGCAGCCTCCGCTAGGGAGCGTCTCAAAGCAGGGCGTTGAATTGCAACTTGCAACCAACTGTCTCGGACCATTCCTACTCACTCAGTTTCtactcccccttcttcagcagACCGCATCCTCGGCAGCACCAGGAAGCGTCCGCGTCATATGGACCAGCAGCCAAATGGCCGAGTTGAGCGCCCCCAAGGGGGGTCTCATAATGGACGAAATACGTTCACCACCGAATGACAAGGGCAGGAACTACACCAACTCCAAAACAGGAAATATCTTCTTGTCTGCCGAGCTTGCGCATCGTCATCCAGCCAGCACGTCGGGGATCGTGAGCGTGTCGCTCAACCCAGGAGCCGCTGCCACGAACCTATTTCGCCACACACCTTTGCTTCCGTACCTGGCGTGGCCACTCATGTACACTGCAAAATTGGCAGCACATACGCAACTATTTGCCGGCATCTCCCCGGATATAACGGTCAACAATAGTGGGTGTTATGTCGTTCCTTTTGGGAGGCTGGCGGACTTGAGACAAGACATTGTTGAAGGagcaaagagaaaagaggaaggcggaCTGGGTCTTGCAGGAGAGTTCTGGGACTGGTGTGAGGAGAGGACGAGAGACTACATGTGA
- a CDS encoding uncharacterized protein (EggNog:ENOG503NZMU; COG:S; CAZy:PL35) — protein MSWQSSPRARVPGAVVVAAALAMSTIITLTLYLRLSLVTATLQTPLPLPTAASTDNEEATIQILGHRLEPTHPRLFANTSKWASLPDQIPGDEYLSKWNRTIFRQADEMLSLPPPDYKKDGTSGILDIARTVQLRIKHWAYAYRLTNDPKWKDRIWKEIVHTAGNSTGASFGTQGDSWNTDHWLDVGEFLVAFGIAYDWLYDAWTAEEREGIRWSVVDLGLRKGLESFERKEWFLGVTGNWNCVTVGGMIVGALAVLGDDTSGVARSLLGRAVENAEQHCGKSVDESGTWAETPDYWHFGTQAHAQLSSGLLTSLGSTFGMLDSHPKFRETGMFHIHNIGMTEKFNYGDCGPSKITATANSLFFYGREYGIPEYGLFQRDRPDAADPLSMLWYESSLKGEWHDHLPLDKAFSDPSGAWVSLRSSWTDSNGVFVAMKGGKMTGHATHGNLDAGDFVLDALGERWATELCQDSYDAPGYFSSEDQDSVRWDYYRCGTAGQNTIVHNNSNQVVDAEPTVKFESTLVTQKTKGKTDAGGFWIADLTQAYDGMSIKRGVRLLPERSKVLIQDEITDALETSQWRMHTKAHITYSNSGRIAHLRLNGKALDVLLLSPRAAVFRTTKPVRSPKLHPLSGGREDLPNPGVSVLAVDLPPGSLTVSVIFCPISDPRVQCSFTSPVPLSEWSLL, from the exons ATGTCTTGGCAATCCTCTCCGCGCGCACGAGTACCGGGGGCAGTCGTTGTGGCAGCAGCACTGGCGATGTcgaccatcatcaccctgaCGCTTTATTTACGGTTGTCGCTGGTGACCGCAACCTTGCAGACACCATTGCCActgcccaccgccgccagtaCAGACAACGAAGAGGCCACCATCCAGATTCTTGGCCACCGTCTTGaacccacccatccccgCCTCTTCGCCAACACGTCAAAATGGGCCTCCCTTCCGGACCAAATACCAGGTGATGAATACCTTTCAAAGTGGAACAGAACCATCTTCCGCCAAGCCGACGAGATGCTCTCTTTACCTCCCCCAGACTACAAAAAAGACGGAACGAGTGGGATCCTCGACATCGCGAGGACTGTCCAGCTCAGGATCAAGCACTGGGCTTACGCCTACCGGTTGACCAACGACCCCAAGTGGAAAGATCGCATCTGGAAAGAAATCGTCCACACAGCCGGGAACTCTACCGGTGCTTCGTTTGGGACGCAAGGCGACAGCTGGAACACGGATCATTGGCTGGATGTAGGCGAGTTTCTGGTCGCGTTCGGGATTGCGTATGACTGGCTCTATGACGCATGGACAGctgaggagagagaggggataAGATGGAGTGTTGTTGATTTGGGCCTGAGAAAGGGGCTGGAGAGTTTTGAGAGGAAGGAGTGGTTTCTGGGGGTGACGGGGAACTGGAACTGTGTTACTGTGGGTGGGATGATTGTGGGGGCgttggcggtgttgggggatgaCACCAGTGGTGTGGCGAGAAGCTTGctggggagggcggtggaaaACGCAGAGCAGCACTGTGGCAAGAGTGTTGACGAGAGCGGGACGTGGGCTGAGACGCCGGATTATTGGCATTTTGGGACGCAGGCGCATGCACAGCTTTCGTCGGGGTTGTTAACATCGTTGGGGAGCACCTTTGGGATGTTGGACAGCCATCCCAAGTTTCGGGAGACGGGCATGTTTCATATTCATAATATCGGGATGACGGAGAAGTTCAATTATGGGGATTGCGGTCCGTCCAAGATTACTGCTACGGCGAATTCGCTATTCTTTTATGGGAGGGAGTACGGCATTCCTGAGTATGGTTTGTTTCAGAGGGACAGGCCTGATGCGGCTGATCCGTTGTCAATGCTCTGGTATGAATCTTCTCTCAAGGGGGAATGGCACGATCATCTGCCTCTGGACAAGGCTTTCTCTGACCCCAGTGGCGCTTGGGTATCACTGAGATCTTCCTGGACGGATTCTAATGGTGTCTTTGTCGCCATGAAAGGAGGAAAGATGACCGGACACGCCACAC ATGGCAACCTTGATGCCGGTGATTTCGTTCTGGACGCCTTGGGAGAACGATGGGCGACAGAGCTATGCCAAGACAGCTACGATGCTCCTGGTTACTTTTCGAGTGAAGATCAGGACAGTGTCCGATGGGACTACTACCGCTGCGGTACAGCTGGTCAAAACACGATTGTCCACAACAACTCAAACCAGGTTGTTGACGCTGAGCCAACAGTGAAGTTTGAGAGCACTCTGGTCACTCAGAAGACCAAGGGCAAGACCGACGCTGGCGGTTTTTGGATTGCGGATCTAACCCAGGCATATGACGGCATGAGCATCAAGCGTGGAGTTCGATTGCTCCCAGAGCGGAGTAAGGTGTTGATACAGGACGAGATAACTGACGCGTTGGAAACAAGTCAGTGGCGAATGCATACCAAAGCGCATATCACATACAGTAACAGTGGGAGGATAGCCC ATCTACGCCTGAATGGAAAGGCTCTTGATGTGCTACTTCTGTCACCCCGAGCTGCAGTCTTTCGTACTACCAAGCCAGTTCGGTCACCCAAGCTGCATCCTCTCTCAGGTGGCCGAGAAGATCTACCGAACCCCGGGGTCAGTGTTCTGGCTGTTGATCTTCCGCCAGGCAGTTTGACGGTGTCTGTTATTTTCTGCCCTATTTCGGACCCTAGGGTGCAATGTTCTTTTACGTCACCAGTGCCCTTGTCCGAGTGGAGTTTGCTTTAA
- a CDS encoding uncharacterized protein (EggNog:ENOG503NUSQ; COG:G): MPILLYAHLCLVFLALAVTAGPQDAYTIFTTVLVTATKTIGDSNATPAPSAHAAAPYQLLRPHLDTPWTDKVGTSPWPQYPRPQLRREPWRSLNGIWTYQSAQGAGDVKSPPRLPLRQEVLIPSCIESGISGIMTEGVTHMWFGTTFTIPLEWRGGKRVLLNFEAVDYEATVFINGVQLAFHRGGYFRFSLDVTENINFDGPNELQVGQSRKVFVFDPTDDQSIPQGKQTKRLSHIFYTPCSGIWQTVWLESASNNHIKSLDLTANMNGDGKSDG, encoded by the exons ATGCCTATCTTACTTTACGCCCACCTCTGTTTGGTCTTCTTGGCACTCGCTGTCACCGCCGGGCCTCAGGATGCCTACACCATCTTTACGACAGTTTTGGTGACAGCGACGAAAACGATTGGAGACTCTAACGCGACGCCTGCCCCTTCAGCCCATGCAGCTGCTCCGTACCAGCTCCTACGCCCTCACCTTGACACACCATGGACTGACAAGGTTGGCACAAGCCCCTGGCCGCAGTATCCACGTCCTCAACTCCGTCGCGAGCCATGGCGGTCGCTGAACGGAATATGGACCTACCAGTcagctcaaggagctggggATGTCAAGAGTCCGCCTCGATTGCCCCTTCGCCAAGAGGTTTTGATCCCCTCTTGCATCGAAAGTGGCATCTCCGGGATCATGACCGAGGGCGTGACGCACATGTGGTTTGGCACGACCTTTACGATCCCTCTCGagtggagaggtgggaaaCGTGTTTTGTTGAATTTCGAAGCAGTGGACTACGAAGCAACGGTGTTTATCAATGGCGTCCAGCTCGCGTTTCATCGTGGTGGATATTTTCGGTTCAGCTTGGATGTCACTGAGAATATCAACTTTGACGGACCAAACGAGCTGCAAGTCGGACAATCACG CAAGGTGTTTGTCTTCGATCCAACAGACGATCAAAGCATCCCACAAGGGAAGCAGACCAAACGTCTCTCGCACATTTTCTACACGCCCTGCAGCGGTATTTGGCAGACAGTATGGCTTGAGAGCGCTTCCAACAATCATATCAAGTCATTGGACCTGACGGCCAACATGAACGGCGACGGCAAGTCCGACGGTTGA
- a CDS encoding uncharacterized protein (COG:S; EggNog:ENOG503PCRE), translating into MQEEHLSKNGSEEEEAHDPSHPPTEISEQPGDQYDDNPLDDDNEIAAPREQLANILSSEQIESWRDTQALAYQLLLQSLHSANQSHEDLPPDIDAAIFDRISSQFLQNILASFNPAPEQPTQLPLEPKKVRDIRVLVTIGENVYRALTTFPGDLLLWELLGPKWQTRYALDFYVHAIISYAGDDLYRAIGGMLIFPLVTTLGGLNAIHFLLGLRQATSITWPDASSTKIPLAKLVEEYTLDLELEHWLKYLTASPFILVTLFLRAIYETIRWIFPSIWLRLPAVSALTAGVCYHRMYNCQSTIAQSVAHWPRPVIREVRRFMVFILDLEASVRTRAVRLVCKFKTRGLEQYTYTPLDAKNAEFRLLRLEPISGDNLVRCWLVSVPLGEHRSKEAYEAISYRWGNEGRNFPIVIDGKRFLVTRTVFELLHALQTKDRGRYVWIDAICINQGHEHASADKPASVEDLDEKSNQVALMGTIYRNASRVIAWVGGTANGRGALSFINKTACRDPEAMDNFEYERITVELWPWTILTTWLRVIELFKQPYFRRMWMLQEVALGRKVVVKHGAEEADWDDISPLVNFMMGSDGEPFLHEPGFLTVWYNFPTTLLGVKGAHVMSLVRNQVAGWNAEGNPRSEPVSQEWDQDRVRRLPLDTLLGLTTDLSASNIKDKIYAVLGLTQQETRQHINIEYDDTILPAGDLLRDSAKHILIGRHEPAERLGLAGWGFELSGLDVDDDHIWAASPWSFIVLWMRRVLWWKAPASLPSLPSWVPHWTLTRFQLPAMEPNGYSAGAHGTKLFEEIPGRPNCIRASLSIVDEIELLGKPFLTVVELLQRPTTFLNDIRAFVLEAKSFAAQLQRDALAREEPISEDELVEALYRTIFCDYATGSLPPMDTSVLFQHVSTCEVLLAAKGYPRQADGKAHEKLGFELGRSIGGKSFCVTKGGRFGIVPPRSRVGDSIVMAWGTPLPLVMRSALRHQELLLREPGKQAPIVGPLEGDEHVLMGGCYVHGVMLGELRPTEYPPEMVVLR; encoded by the coding sequence ATGCAGGAAGAACACCTCAGCAAAAACGgaagtgaggaggaggaagcgcACGACCCATCGCATCCTCCAACGGAAATATCCGAGCAGCCGGGGGATCAGTACGATGACAAccccctcgacgacgacaacgagaTTGCTGCGCCGCGAGAGCAGTTGGCTAACATCTTATCTAGTGAACAAATAGAGAGCTGGAGGGACACGCAGGCTCTTGCGtatcaactcctcctccaatcaCTGCACTCGGCAAACCAGTCCCACGAAGACCTGCCTCCTGACATCGACGCTGCAATCTTCGACAGGATTAGCTCGCAGTTCCTCCAAAACATCCTGGCCTCCTTCAATCCTGCCCCCGAGCAACCAACACAGCTTCCGCTTGAGCCGAAGAAAGTCCGTGACATCAGAGTCCTGGTCACTATCGGAGAAAATGTTTACAGAGCTCTTACTACCTTCCCGGGGGACTTGTTGTTGTGGGAACTTCTGGGTCCGAAGTGGCAGACACGCTACGCCTTGGATTTCTATGTTCATGCAATCATATCCTACGCTGGAGATGATCTTTACCGCGCCATTGGGGGCATGCTCATCTTCCCACTGGTGACTACGCTAGGAGGATTGAACGCCATCCACTTCCTCCTTGGCTTGCGTCAAGCAACGTCTATCACATGGCCTGATGCCTCTTCCACAAAGATCCCGCTGGCaaagcttgtcgaggagtaTACGCTTGACCTCGAGTTGGAACACTGGCTGAAGTATCTGACCGCCTCCCCGTTCATCCTGGTGACGTTGTTCCTTCGAGCTATTTACGAAACCATTCGCTGGATCTTCCCCAGCATTTGGCTCAGACTGCCCGCGGTTTCCGCATTGACTGCTGGAGTTTGTTACCATCGAATGTACAACTGCCAGTCTACTATAGCCCAGAGTGTTGCGCACTGGCCTAGACCCGTTATTCGAGAGGTACGACGGTTTATGGTTTTCATTCTTGATCTAGAAGCCTCAGTCCGAACGCGTGCTGTCCGCCTGGTGTGTAAATTCAAGACTCGGGGCCTCGAACAATACACTTACACGCCTCTTGACGCCAAAAACGCCGAGTTTAGGCTGTTGCGGCTGGAACCGATCTCTGGCGACAACCTCGTTCGCTGTTGGCTGGTGAGCGTACCGCTAGGAGAGCACCGCAGCAAGGAAGCATACGAGGCAATCTCATACCGGTGGGGAAATGAAGGACGAAACTTTCCCATTGTCATTGACGGCAAGCGTTTCTTGGTCACGAGAACCGTCTTTGAGCTTCTCCACGCCCTGCAGACCAAGGACAGGGGTAGGTATGTCTGGATCGATGCCATCTGCATTAACCAGGGTCATGAACACGCGTCAGCCGACAAGCCTGCCTCCGTTGAAGACCTGGATGAAAAGTCCAACCAAGTTGCGTTGATGGGGACCATCTACCGTAATGCGAGCCGAGTCATCgcctgggttgggggtaCGGCCAATGGACGAGGTGCCCTCTCTTTCATCAACAAGACCGCCTGTCGAGACCCAGAAGCCATGGACAACTTCGAATATGAGAGAATCACGGTAGAACTATGGCCGTGGACGATCCTTACCACTTGGCTGAGAGTTATTGAGCTATTTAAGCAGCCATACTTTCGCCGCATGTGGATGTTGCAGGAAGTAGCCCTGGGGAGAAAGGTCGTGGTAAAGCATGGAGCTGAGGAAGCCGACTGGGATGATATCTCTCCCCTCGTGAACTTCATGATGGGGAGCGATGGTGAGCCATTCCTTCACGAACCTGGGTTCTTGACCGTTTGGTACAATTTTCCGACCACCCTCCTTGGCGTCAAAGGAGCCCATGTAATGAGCTTGGTCCGAAACCAAGTCGCCGGGTGGAACGCCGAAGGAAATCCCCGGTCCGAGCCCGTCAGCCAGGAGTGGGATCAAGACCGTGTCCGTCGTCTCCCACTGGATACTTTGCTTGGCCTGACAACGGACCTCTCGGCTTCGAATATCAAGGACAAGATCTATGCCGTCCTTGGCCTGACGCAGCAAGAAACCCGCCAGCATATCAATATCGAGTACGACGACACGATTCTGCCTGCTGGAGATTTATTGCGCGACAGTGCCAAGCACATCTTGATTGGTCGCCATGAGCCTGCCGAACGATTGGGTCTCGCCGGCTGGGGCTTCGAGCTATCTGGGCTTGACGTTGATGATGACCATATCTGGGCGGCTTCGCCCTGGTCGTTCATTGTGCTATGGATGAGGCGGGTGCTGTGGTGGAAAGCGCCTGCATCACTGCCGAGTCTCCCATCGTGGGTGCCTCACTGGACACTGACCAGGTTTCAACTGCCTGCTATGGAACCTAATGGATACAGTGCTGGTGCGCATGGCACAAAACTCTTTGAGGAGATCCCGGGTCGACCCAACTGCATACGAGCCTCATTATCTATCGTGGACGAAATCGAATTGCTGGGAAAGCCCTTTTTGACGGTAGTAGAGTTGCTGCAACGCCCAACAACCTTTTTAAACGACATACGTGCCTTCGTTCTAGAGGCAAAGAGCTTCGCAGCTCAGCTCCAGAGGGATGCGCTCGCGCGCGAAGAACCGATCTCTGAGGATGAATTGGTAGAGGCGCTGTACCGGACGATATTTTGCGATTATGCCACGGGGTCCTTGCCCCCGATGGACACGTCCGTTCTTTTCCAACACGTGTCTACTTGTGAGGTTCTCCTCGCGGCGAAGGGATACCCAAGACAGGCGGACGGCAAGGCTCATGAGAAGCTCGGTTTCGAGCTCGGCCGGTCAATTGGGGGTAAGAGCTTCTGCGTCACGAAGGGCGGGAGATTCGGGATCGTTCCTCCAAGGAGTCGGGTTGGCGATAGCATTGTGATGGCATGGGGCACCCCTTTGCCGTTGGTTATGCGATCGGCGTTGCGACATCaagagctgctgttgagagaGCCTGGGAAACAAGCACCGATAGTTGGGCCTTTGGAAGGAGATGAGCATGTGTTGATGGGGGGCTGCTATGTGCATGGAGTGATGCTGGGTGAGCTGCGGCCCACGGAATATCCGCCAGAAATGGTGGTTCTGAGATGA
- a CDS encoding uncharacterized protein (EggNog:ENOG503NUSQ; COG:G) encodes MGDDLIESYTGFRTISTGVVNGIKRPLLNGKFVYLFGPLDQGYWPDGLHLPPTLEAMVYDLELIKSLGMNLVRKHIKIEPDLFYEACDRLGLLVMQDMPSMRVHTNARPTDAEQAEFERQLEIMIKEHRNYPSIVTWVIYNEGWGQITDRYPEFHITDRIRQLDPTRLINSVTGWHDHGAGDYHDNHHYADPQCGTPFYSLPNTPYDSSRIGFQGEYGGLGHRPLDEHLWPVQAAVRTINETYEMHADEASYNYRAHVLFDLLRQQVEHFACSGAVYTQTSDVEGEVNGLVTYDRRVVRVDVTQWKADIQALYDAAAARA; translated from the exons ATGGGTGATGACTTGATTGAGAGTTACACGGGATTCCGGACAATCTCCACAGGAGTCGTCAATGGAATCAAAAGGCCTCTTCTGAATGGGAAATTCGTTTACCTTTTCGGGCCTCTTGATCAGGGGTATTGGCCAGATGGCCTTCATCTGCCACCGACTCTCGAAGCAATGGTGTACGATCTGGAGCTTATCAAAAGTCTTGGCATGAACTTGGTTCGCAAACAT ATCAAAATTGAGCCGGACCTCTTTTACGAGGCATGTGATCGGCTCGGTCTGCTGGTCATGCAAGACATGCCTTCCATGAGGGTCCACACCAATGCTCGACCAACTGATGCCGAACAAGCCGAGTTTGAACGTCAGCTCGAAATCATGATCAAGGAACACAGAAATTACCCAAGCATTGTCACCTGGGTCATCTACAACGAAGGCTGGGGCCAAATTACGGATCGCTATCCAGAGTTTCATATCACGGACCGCATTCGACAGCTTGATCCAACACGGCTGATTAATTCCGTAACAGGGTGGCATGATCACGGAGCTGGGGATTATCAT GATAATCACCATTATGCCGATCCCCAGTGTGGTACACCATTCTACTCGCTGCCAAACACACCATATGACTCCAGCCGGATTGGATTCCAAGGAGAGTATGGAGGACTCGGCCACCGACCGTTAGATGAACA TCTCTGGCCGGTGCAAGCGGCCGTTAGGACGATCAATGAAACGTATGAGATGCATGCCGATGAGGCATCTTACAACTACCGTGCACATGTGTTGTTCGACTTGCTACGACAGCAGGTTGAGCACTTTGCATGCAGTGGTGCTGTGTACACTCAAACGTCGGAcgtggaaggggaggtcaATGGGCTTGTGACCTACGACCGTCGCGTGGTGCGTGTGGATGTAACGCAATGGAAAGCCGACATACAGGCGCTGTACGACGCTGCGGCAGCTCGGGCTTGA